The following are encoded together in the Fusobacterium perfoetens genome:
- a CDS encoding phospho-sugar mutase: MDEKTLEMYNLWLNSSYIDEADREELKNLAGNEKEIQERFYTNISFGTAGMRGVRGVGTNRINKYMVRKATQGLANYMLKMTGEEGAKKGVAIAYDCRIGSYEYAINSALVLAGNGIKSYLFESLRTTPELSFAVRELKAQAGIMVTASHNPQEYNGYKVYWDIGGQIVEPEASGIINSVNDIKDFAEIKMISEEEAKAKGLLEIVGQKLDDRFIEEVKKEAIHTDIPGKKDYKIVYSPLHGTAGRPVKRILAEMGFESIYVVKEQEQPDGMFPTCSYANPEDTTVFALSTKLADEVGADLCIANDPDGDRTGIAVKDENGNWLYPNGNQIGMLFMDYILKMTKPLPLNGAVVSTIVSTPILDEIGKAYGVKVWRTLTGFKYIGEKIEEFKNKVLDGTYLFGFEESIGYLKGTHVRDKDAVVASLLLAEIGAYYHSQGTSIAKEIEKIYETYGWYGEETVPVTKKGMDGAKEIAGIMANLREKEITEVVGKKVAVMKDFQKQVETDYANGTKKAIELPKADVLQFILEDGTMITVRPSGTEPKIKYYMYVKDTSKEKAEAKLADTKAKFLDFVDNL, translated from the coding sequence ATGGACGAAAAAACTTTAGAAATGTACAATCTTTGGTTAAATTCATCATACATAGATGAAGCTGACAGAGAGGAATTAAAAAATTTAGCTGGTAACGAAAAAGAGATACAAGAAAGATTCTATACTAATATTAGCTTCGGAACTGCTGGAATGAGAGGAGTTAGAGGGGTTGGAACTAATAGAATAAATAAATATATGGTTAGAAAAGCTACTCAAGGTCTTGCTAATTATATGTTAAAAATGACTGGAGAAGAGGGAGCTAAAAAAGGGGTTGCAATAGCTTATGACTGTAGAATTGGTTCTTATGAATATGCTATAAACTCAGCTCTTGTACTTGCTGGAAATGGAATAAAATCATATTTATTTGAATCTTTAAGAACTACACCAGAACTTTCTTTTGCTGTAAGAGAATTAAAAGCTCAAGCTGGTATAATGGTTACTGCTTCTCATAACCCACAAGAATATAATGGATATAAAGTTTACTGGGATATTGGTGGACAAATAGTTGAACCAGAAGCTTCTGGAATAATAAATTCTGTTAATGATATAAAAGATTTTGCAGAAATCAAAATGATATCTGAAGAAGAAGCTAAAGCAAAAGGTTTACTTGAAATCGTTGGACAAAAATTAGATGACAGATTTATAGAAGAAGTTAAAAAAGAAGCAATACATACAGATATTCCTGGTAAAAAAGATTATAAAATAGTTTACTCTCCATTACACGGAACTGCTGGAAGACCAGTTAAAAGAATTTTAGCTGAAATGGGATTTGAAAGTATATATGTAGTAAAAGAACAAGAACAACCAGATGGAATGTTCCCAACTTGTTCTTATGCGAACCCAGAAGATACAACAGTTTTTGCTCTATCAACAAAATTAGCTGATGAAGTTGGAGCAGATTTATGTATAGCTAATGACCCTGATGGAGATAGAACAGGTATCGCTGTTAAAGATGAAAATGGAAATTGGTTATATCCAAATGGAAACCAAATTGGTATGTTATTTATGGATTACATCTTAAAAATGACAAAACCTCTACCATTAAATGGAGCTGTTGTATCAACAATAGTTTCTACTCCAATCCTAGATGAAATTGGAAAAGCTTACGGAGTAAAAGTTTGGAGAACTTTAACAGGATTTAAATATATTGGAGAAAAAATAGAAGAATTTAAAAATAAAGTTTTAGATGGAACTTATCTATTTGGATTTGAAGAATCAATAGGATACTTAAAAGGTACTCATGTAAGAGATAAAGACGCAGTTGTTGCTTCTCTTCTACTTGCTGAAATTGGTGCTTACTACCATAGTCAAGGTACATCTATTGCTAAAGAAATAGAAAAAATCTATGAAACTTATGGTTGGTACGGAGAAGAAACTGTTCCTGTAACTAAAAAAGGAATGGATGGAGCTAAAGAAATAGCTGGTATAATGGCTAACTTAAGAGAAAAAGAGATAACTGAAGTTGTTGGTAAAAAAGTTGCTGTTATGAAAGACTTCCAAAAACAAGTTGAAACTGACTATGCTAATGGAACTAAAAAAGCTATTGAACTTCCAAAAGCTGATGTATTACAATTCATATTAGAAGATGGAACTATGATTACAGTAAGACCATCTGGAACTGAACCAAAAATTAAATACTATATGTATGTAAAAGATACTAGCAAAGAAAAAGCTGAGGCTAAACTTGCTGATACAAAAGCTAAATTCTTAGATTTTGTAGATAATTTATAA